In a genomic window of Maricaulis maris MCS10:
- the rsmD gene encoding 16S rRNA (guanine(966)-N(2))-methyltransferase RsmD, which yields MRIVGGKFRNRALVAPKGKSTRPTSDRARENMFNVIEHADWCPAIEGARVADIYAGSGALGLEAISRGAAFCLFIEFAAEARGAIRDNVDTLQLFGITRIHRRDATALGDKPSNLGDPFNLVFLDPPYGFGLGTKTLEKLIEGSWVSDDAVAVLEVGAEENPATPGWVCQVEKVYGAAKVLFLTRG from the coding sequence ATGCGTATCGTCGGCGGCAAATTCCGCAACCGCGCCCTTGTGGCCCCTAAGGGCAAATCGACCCGTCCGACCTCGGACCGGGCGCGGGAAAACATGTTCAATGTGATCGAGCATGCCGACTGGTGCCCGGCCATTGAGGGCGCCCGCGTCGCCGATATCTATGCCGGCTCCGGCGCGCTGGGCCTGGAAGCCATCTCACGCGGGGCCGCCTTCTGCCTCTTCATCGAGTTCGCAGCCGAGGCGCGCGGTGCCATCCGCGACAATGTCGACACGCTGCAACTCTTCGGCATCACCCGCATCCACCGCCGCGACGCCACGGCGCTGGGCGACAAGCCGTCCAATCTGGGTGACCCCTTCAACCTCGTCTTCCTCGACCCGCCCTATGGCTTCGGTCTCGGCACCAAGACGCTGGAAAAACTGATCGAGGGAAGCTGGGTCAGCGACGACGCCGTCGCCGTGCTGGAAGTCGGCGCCGAGGAAAACCCGGCAACGCCGGGCTGGGTGTGTCAGGTGGAAAAGGTCTATGGCGCGGCGAAAGTATTGTTCCTGACGCGGGGGTAG
- a CDS encoding pseudouridine synthase, with product MTGTADTSERIAKFLARAGVASRREVERMIEGGRVKVDGKTLDTPAFKVTGSEHIEVDGKRIEPPAATKLWRYHKPDGLVTTHADPEGRETVFDAIPKDIGRVISIGRLDLTSEGLLLLTNDGALARALELPSTGWTRRYRARAFGSISESALKILRAGVTVEGIKYGPMEVEVERETGSNIWLEVGIREGKNREVRKALDAVGLRVNRLIRIAYGPFQLGQLEKGEIKSVPSRVLHDQCGHLIDMGDTPTGQAIAKPRPANRAARKPGQKPDGKPGQRAMGGPGQPGLPKREVDDSLIEDARKGRPLDAKSTRARRGKDGKPTAKPAAGRAAPRATTSRSETPRPDTPRTGGPRKPGGPRTGGPRKPGGRS from the coding sequence GTGACCGGAACTGCTGACACGTCAGAACGTATTGCCAAATTCCTCGCCCGCGCCGGTGTGGCCTCACGCCGTGAGGTCGAACGCATGATCGAGGGCGGCCGGGTGAAGGTCGATGGCAAGACGCTCGACACGCCGGCCTTCAAGGTCACGGGCAGCGAGCATATCGAGGTTGACGGCAAGCGCATCGAGCCGCCCGCCGCCACCAAGCTGTGGCGCTATCACAAGCCCGACGGCCTGGTCACCACCCATGCCGACCCGGAAGGCCGCGAGACCGTATTCGACGCCATCCCCAAGGATATCGGCCGGGTGATCTCGATCGGCCGCCTCGACCTGACCTCGGAAGGCCTGCTGCTGCTGACCAATGATGGCGCCCTCGCCCGCGCCCTGGAACTGCCCTCGACCGGCTGGACACGCCGCTACCGCGCCCGCGCTTTCGGTTCGATCTCGGAAAGCGCCCTGAAAATCCTGCGCGCCGGGGTGACGGTGGAAGGCATCAAGTACGGGCCGATGGAGGTCGAGGTCGAGCGCGAGACCGGGTCCAATATCTGGCTTGAGGTCGGCATTCGCGAAGGCAAGAACCGCGAAGTCCGCAAGGCGCTCGACGCGGTCGGTCTGCGCGTCAACCGCCTGATCCGCATCGCCTATGGCCCCTTCCAGCTGGGGCAGCTGGAAAAGGGTGAGATCAAGTCCGTGCCCTCACGCGTTTTGCACGACCAGTGCGGCCATCTGATCGACATGGGCGACACGCCGACCGGCCAGGCGATCGCCAAGCCGCGTCCCGCCAACCGGGCGGCCCGCAAGCCGGGCCAGAAGCCGGATGGCAAGCCCGGTCAGCGCGCCATGGGTGGACCGGGTCAGCCCGGCCTGCCCAAACGCGAGGTCGATGACAGCCTGATCGAAGACGCACGCAAGGGCCGTCCGCTGGATGCCAAATCGACCCGCGCCCGTCGCGGCAAGGATGGCAAGCCGACCGCCAAACCGGCTGCCGGTCGCGCCGCGCCGCGCGCGACCACATCACGGTCTGAGACGCCGCGCCCTGACACACCGCGCACCGGCGGCCCCCGCAAGCCGGGTGGGCCGCGCACCGGTGGACCTCGCAAGCCCGGCGGCCGGAGCTAG
- the tadA gene encoding tRNA adenosine(34) deaminase TadA, whose amino-acid sequence MTNPRDTRFMQAALRLAQAAAEAGEAPIGAIIVDPATDSIVAQAHNRPIADHDPTAHAEILALREAAAKLGNYRLTGLELYVTLEPCAMCAGAISHARIGRLVFGASDEKGGAVVSGTRFFEQPTCHWRPEIVPGILADEGAAMLKDFFRARRKAKSAPKEVGDGV is encoded by the coding sequence ATGACGAACCCGCGCGATACACGTTTTATGCAGGCGGCGCTACGGCTGGCGCAAGCGGCAGCTGAGGCTGGCGAGGCACCAATTGGTGCCATCATCGTCGATCCGGCCACGGACAGCATTGTTGCGCAGGCCCATAACCGGCCAATCGCGGACCATGATCCGACCGCTCACGCCGAAATACTGGCTCTGCGTGAGGCCGCTGCGAAGCTGGGCAATTACCGCCTCACCGGTCTGGAACTCTATGTCACGCTGGAGCCGTGTGCCATGTGCGCCGGGGCGATCAGTCATGCCCGTATCGGTCGGCTGGTATTTGGCGCCAGCGACGAGAAGGGCGGCGCCGTGGTCTCCGGGACGCGCTTTTTCGAGCAGCCGACCTGTCACTGGCGGCCCGAGATCGTGCCGGGAATCCTGGCAGATGAAGGTGCGGCGATGCTGAAGGATTTCTTCCGCGCCCGTCGCAAGGCGAAATCAGCTCCGAAAGAGGTTGGCGATGGCGTTTGA
- a CDS encoding TfoX/Sxy family protein, whose amino-acid sequence MAFDPDLVDRMEAALVALGQRPERRRMFGGIALMIGGNMSFGTSRDELHVRVGPDQYEAALAKIGAREMDLTGRVMKGWVTVDGPSDLDDDALADWARMTADFVTTLPVK is encoded by the coding sequence ATGGCGTTTGATCCCGATCTTGTCGACCGTATGGAAGCGGCACTGGTCGCGCTGGGGCAGCGTCCTGAACGACGCCGCATGTTTGGCGGCATTGCCCTGATGATCGGCGGCAATATGAGTTTCGGCACGTCACGCGACGAGCTGCACGTCCGCGTTGGACCGGACCAGTATGAGGCCGCCCTGGCCAAAATCGGCGCGCGGGAAATGGATCTGACCGGTCGCGTGATGAAGGGTTGGGTGACTGTGGACGGCCCGTCGGACCTCGACGATGACGCCTTGGCGGACTGGGCCAGAATGACGGCGGATTTCGTCACGACGCTGCCGGTCAAGTAG
- a CDS encoding GNAT family N-acetyltransferase translates to MILSPAIRENAVVRLEPLVEAHREELRPIAAEPGLWTLTSLRGDGDHFDAWFNLMLANTNAGSQISHLVRRQADGAAVGHSAWLTITPEHKRLEIGWTWYGSEARGTAINPAAKHILLGEAFGAGAERVELKTHHLNLRSQAAMTKMGATREGTLRRHLLCWTGEWRDTVFFSVLREEWPGVKAGLEARFA, encoded by the coding sequence ATGATCCTCTCTCCTGCCATCCGTGAAAACGCTGTCGTCCGGCTTGAACCCCTCGTCGAAGCCCACCGTGAGGAACTCCGCCCCATAGCGGCCGAACCCGGCCTGTGGACGCTGACCTCCCTGCGCGGTGATGGCGATCATTTCGACGCCTGGTTCAATCTGATGCTGGCCAATACCAATGCCGGCAGCCAGATCAGCCATCTTGTCCGCCGGCAGGCGGATGGCGCGGCGGTCGGTCACTCGGCCTGGCTCACCATCACGCCCGAGCACAAACGCCTTGAGATCGGCTGGACCTGGTATGGCAGTGAGGCGCGCGGCACGGCGATCAATCCGGCCGCCAAACACATCCTGCTGGGAGAGGCCTTCGGGGCCGGTGCCGAACGGGTTGAACTGAAAACCCATCACCTCAACCTGCGTTCCCAGGCGGCCATGACCAAGATGGGCGCGACCCGCGAAGGCACGCTGCGCCGCCACCTCCTGTGCTGGACAGGCGAATGGCGCGACACGGTATTCTTCTCGGTTCTGAGGGAGGAATGGCCCGGCGTGAAGGCCGGGCTGGAAGCACGCTTCGCCTAG
- a CDS encoding sulfite exporter TauE/SafE family protein has protein sequence MIAAFILVATFITAFISGVFGMAGGLILMGALALVLPVAAAMVVHGVIQSVSNGWRAVLHLQWIDWRILAIYLAGSAAAAGLLAFASFELSKAWLFVILGLVPAVIWLPKHILHLDAARPHHAVACGFAVTGLNVVAGVSGPLLDVFFADTQQDRRAIVATKAATQVVSHGVKIAYYILPALGAAGLPSVQWLMIAAPLAILGTTAGARFLALMSDVQFRQWTKWIVSVIGAVYVIRGVILLTGAGS, from the coding sequence ATGATCGCTGCCTTCATCCTTGTCGCGACCTTTATCACCGCCTTCATCTCCGGCGTGTTCGGCATGGCGGGCGGGTTGATCCTGATGGGGGCGCTGGCACTGGTCCTGCCGGTCGCGGCGGCGATGGTCGTGCACGGGGTGATCCAGAGCGTGTCGAATGGCTGGCGCGCCGTCCTGCACCTGCAATGGATCGACTGGCGCATCCTTGCCATCTATCTGGCCGGATCGGCCGCAGCGGCGGGTCTGTTGGCATTTGCGAGTTTTGAGCTGTCCAAGGCCTGGCTGTTCGTGATCCTGGGGCTCGTCCCCGCGGTCATCTGGTTGCCCAAACACATCCTCCATCTCGATGCCGCCAGACCACACCACGCTGTCGCCTGTGGCTTCGCTGTCACCGGCCTCAATGTGGTCGCCGGTGTCTCCGGCCCGCTGCTGGACGTCTTCTTTGCCGACACACAACAGGACCGGCGCGCCATCGTGGCGACCAAGGCGGCGACGCAAGTGGTCAGTCATGGCGTCAAGATCGCCTACTACATCCTGCCCGCACTGGGCGCCGCCGGCCTGCCGTCAGTCCAATGGTTGATGATCGCCGCCCCGCTGGCCATCCTCGGCACCACCGCCGGGGCCCGTTTCCTGGCGCTGATGAGCGATGTCCAGTTCCGCCAGTGGACAAAGTGGATCGTGTCGGTGATCGGCGCGGTCTATGTCATCCGCGGCGTCATCCTGCTGACCGGAGCCGGTTCATGA
- a CDS encoding phosphotransferase, with protein MSDIDDSFSGTKPVADALAFDEGVLAEWMTAHVADFQGPLTVEQFKGGQSNPTYKLVTPGKAYVLRRKPPGKLLPSAHAVDREFRVMKALGGAGFPAPVMHGLCMEREVIGTEFYIMDFVEGRIFWDPLLPDLDKTERGAIYDASNATLAHLHGIDFEAAGLGDYGKPGNYFERQIGRWTKQYRAAETTTVPAMDRLIEWLPTAAPDQERTSVVHGDYRLDNMVFHPTEPRVIAVLDWELSTLGDPLADFTYQLMGWVMPPEIRNGLLGVDIASLGIPDIEQYTQAYCERTNRSGIPALDFYFAYNIFRLTSIIQGVYARSLQGNASNSRAAEMGAAVEPMAEAAWGFAKQAGA; from the coding sequence ATGAGTGATATCGACGACAGCTTCTCCGGCACCAAGCCGGTAGCCGACGCTCTCGCCTTCGATGAAGGCGTGCTGGCCGAATGGATGACCGCCCATGTCGCAGACTTCCAGGGGCCCTTGACGGTGGAACAGTTCAAGGGCGGGCAGTCCAACCCGACCTACAAGCTGGTGACGCCGGGCAAGGCCTATGTCCTGCGGCGCAAGCCCCCGGGCAAGCTGTTGCCATCCGCCCACGCCGTTGATCGCGAATTCCGGGTCATGAAGGCGCTTGGCGGCGCCGGTTTCCCGGCTCCGGTCATGCACGGGCTATGCATGGAACGCGAGGTGATCGGGACGGAGTTCTACATCATGGACTTCGTCGAGGGCCGGATCTTCTGGGATCCGCTCCTGCCCGATCTCGACAAGACCGAGCGCGGCGCCATCTATGACGCGTCCAATGCCACGCTGGCCCATCTGCACGGCATCGATTTTGAAGCCGCAGGCCTGGGCGATTACGGCAAGCCGGGTAATTATTTCGAGCGCCAGATCGGCCGCTGGACCAAGCAATACCGCGCCGCCGAGACCACCACTGTCCCGGCGATGGACCGCCTCATCGAGTGGCTGCCGACCGCCGCACCGGATCAGGAGCGCACCAGCGTCGTGCATGGCGATTACCGGCTCGACAACATGGTCTTCCATCCGACCGAACCGCGCGTCATCGCGGTGCTGGACTGGGAACTCTCGACGCTGGGCGATCCGCTGGCTGATTTCACCTATCAGCTGATGGGCTGGGTGATGCCGCCGGAAATCCGCAACGGGCTGCTTGGCGTCGACATTGCGTCTCTGGGCATTCCCGACATCGAGCAATACACGCAGGCCTACTGCGAGCGCACCAATCGCTCAGGCATCCCGGCGCTGGATTTCTACTTCGCCTACAACATCTTCCGCCTGACCTCGATCATCCAAGGCGTCTATGCGCGCTCCCTGCAGGGCAATGCCTCGAACTCACGCGCCGCCGAAATGGGTGCCGCCGTTGAACCGATGGCCGAAGCCGCCTGGGGGTTCGCGAAACAGGCGGGGGCGTGA
- a CDS encoding metal-dependent hydrolase family protein has protein sequence MLKTAMSAIALIATTTFAPSALAQDAEDALTVIHAGWLLAVPGEDPLMEQSILIRGERVEGIESGYVTPDGATIIDLSDDYVMPGFIDSHVHLQSELGPGRRFNTFTMSPSDLAFDGAVNAGTTLRAGFTTVQDVGGSFEASLALRDAINDGDIPGPRMRIAGSAVTPTGGHADVNGFSLDVLHTFASETACNGEAQCREAVRTLIRGGADVIKITATGGVLSDTAAGVEQQFFDDELSAIVEAAHMMGRRVTAHAHGVTGINSFLEAGGDSIEHGTYLDRESIRLMRRNGAYLVPTVLAGVTVAEMAETVDFMTDNQRAKSREVGPLMLEMARRAHEGGVMIAFGTDSGVSRHGVNAREFELLVEAGLTPMEAIVTATINASRHVQMDGDIGTIEAGKLADIIAVDGNPLENISELRDMDFVMKGGEVYLNP, from the coding sequence ATGCTGAAAACAGCCATGAGCGCGATCGCCCTGATCGCCACCACGACATTTGCGCCGAGCGCCCTGGCCCAGGATGCGGAGGACGCGCTGACCGTCATCCATGCCGGCTGGCTGCTCGCCGTGCCCGGCGAAGACCCGTTGATGGAACAATCCATCCTGATCCGCGGCGAGCGGGTTGAAGGGATTGAATCGGGTTATGTCACGCCGGACGGGGCCACCATCATCGACCTGAGCGATGATTATGTGATGCCCGGCTTCATCGACAGCCATGTCCACCTGCAGTCTGAACTCGGCCCGGGCCGGCGCTTCAACACCTTCACCATGTCCCCTTCGGACCTCGCCTTTGATGGCGCCGTCAATGCCGGCACCACGCTTCGGGCCGGCTTCACCACTGTTCAGGATGTCGGCGGCAGTTTCGAAGCCTCGCTGGCGCTGCGCGATGCGATCAATGATGGCGACATCCCCGGCCCGCGCATGCGCATTGCCGGATCAGCCGTCACGCCGACCGGCGGCCATGCCGACGTCAACGGCTTCTCGCTCGACGTGCTGCACACATTCGCCAGCGAAACCGCCTGTAATGGCGAGGCCCAGTGCCGCGAGGCTGTCCGCACCCTGATCCGCGGCGGCGCCGATGTGATCAAGATCACCGCAACCGGCGGCGTCCTGTCCGACACGGCAGCCGGTGTCGAGCAACAATTCTTCGATGACGAACTCAGCGCCATTGTCGAAGCCGCCCACATGATGGGCCGCCGCGTCACCGCGCACGCACACGGCGTGACCGGCATCAACTCTTTCCTGGAAGCGGGTGGCGACTCGATCGAGCACGGCACTTATCTTGATCGCGAGAGCATCCGCCTGATGCGCCGCAATGGCGCCTATCTGGTCCCGACCGTGCTGGCCGGCGTCACCGTCGCCGAAATGGCTGAGACAGTTGATTTCATGACCGACAACCAGCGCGCCAAGTCGCGCGAAGTCGGGCCACTGATGCTGGAAATGGCCCGCCGCGCGCATGAGGGCGGCGTGATGATTGCTTTCGGAACCGATAGCGGCGTCTCCCGGCACGGCGTCAACGCCCGTGAGTTCGAACTGCTGGTCGAAGCCGGGCTGACGCCGATGGAAGCCATCGTTACGGCTACCATCAACGCCTCGCGTCATGTCCAGATGGACGGCGATATCGGTACGATCGAAGCGGGCAAGCTGGCCGACATCATCGCGGTCGACGGCAATCCGCTTGAGAACATCTCCGAGCTGCGCGACATGGATTTCGTGATGAAGGGCGGCGAGGTCTATCTGAACCCATGA
- the purD gene encoding phosphoribosylamine--glycine ligase — MKVLVVGSGGREHALVWKIAQSPLVSTILAAPGSAAISELATCHTIPVSDLDGLVDLARAEAVDLVIVGPEVPLCDGLADRLRQVGIATFGPSKLAARLEASKAFAKDFYARHNVPSARYGTFSNAGEAKAFLDQFQPPYVLKADGLAAGKGVVIVSDRAEAEAEIDAFLSGKFGDASRTLVIEEFMDGEEVSIFALCDGEDVLYCGAAQDHKRVGEGDTGPNTGGMGAYSPAPIAKPELIETAMKTIIEPVARGLAAEGSPFQGVLFAGLMVNADGPRVVEFNIRFGDPECQVLMMRIEDDLLPYLEATATGHLADMPPLSWTAEPAITVVMAANGYPDSYEKGSLIEGVDAANLMEGVVVFEAGTGRNAAGQHTATGGRVLNVTASGETLHYAVDRAYAAVDQINWPGGFCRRDIAWRALKTH, encoded by the coding sequence ATGAAGGTTCTGGTTGTCGGATCTGGCGGGCGCGAACATGCCCTGGTGTGGAAAATCGCCCAAAGCCCGTTGGTCTCCACAATCCTGGCGGCTCCCGGCAGCGCCGCCATCAGCGAGCTGGCGACCTGTCACACAATCCCCGTGTCCGACCTCGACGGCCTGGTTGATCTGGCGCGCGCAGAGGCGGTTGATCTGGTCATTGTCGGACCGGAAGTGCCATTGTGCGACGGGCTGGCGGATCGCTTGCGCCAGGTCGGAATCGCCACATTCGGACCGTCCAAGCTGGCAGCCCGGTTGGAGGCTTCCAAGGCCTTCGCCAAGGATTTTTACGCCCGTCACAATGTGCCGTCCGCCCGCTATGGCACGTTTTCGAATGCCGGCGAGGCGAAAGCCTTTCTCGACCAGTTCCAGCCGCCCTATGTGCTCAAGGCTGACGGTCTCGCCGCCGGCAAGGGTGTGGTCATCGTGTCAGACCGGGCCGAGGCTGAGGCCGAGATCGACGCCTTCCTCTCGGGCAAGTTCGGCGATGCTTCGAGGACCCTGGTGATCGAGGAATTCATGGACGGGGAGGAAGTCTCGATCTTCGCCCTGTGCGACGGCGAGGATGTACTCTATTGCGGCGCGGCCCAGGACCACAAACGCGTCGGCGAAGGCGATACCGGCCCCAATACCGGCGGCATGGGTGCCTATTCCCCGGCCCCGATCGCCAAGCCCGAGCTGATCGAAACCGCGATGAAGACCATCATCGAACCGGTCGCCCGCGGCCTTGCCGCCGAAGGATCGCCTTTCCAGGGTGTGCTGTTTGCCGGGCTGATGGTGAATGCAGACGGCCCCCGCGTTGTCGAGTTCAATATCCGTTTCGGGGACCCGGAATGCCAGGTCCTGATGATGCGGATCGAGGATGACCTCCTTCCCTATCTTGAAGCGACTGCGACCGGTCATCTCGCCGACATGCCGCCGCTCAGCTGGACGGCGGAACCGGCGATCACGGTCGTCATGGCCGCCAATGGCTATCCGGACAGCTATGAGAAGGGCAGCCTGATCGAGGGCGTCGATGCCGCCAACCTGATGGAAGGCGTGGTCGTGTTCGAGGCCGGCACGGGTCGCAATGCGGCCGGACAGCACACCGCCACCGGTGGCCGCGTCCTCAATGTCACGGCCAGTGGCGAGACGCTGCACTATGCCGTCGATCGCGCCTATGCCGCTGTCGACCAGATCAACTGGCCCGGCGGCTTCTGCCGCCGAGACATCGCCTGGCGGGCCCTGAAGACCCACTAG
- the xseA gene encoding exodeoxyribonuclease VII large subunit, whose translation MNTPAGNIHEFTVSELAGSLKRTVEDAFGHVRLRGELGRVVVAKSGHVYFDIKDDKAVIASIAWKGTAQRFRFRPEEGLEVVIEGRLSTYPGRSQYQLIVESMEPAGAGALMALLEERKRTLAAEGLFETSRKQALPFLPRTIGVVTSPTGAVIRDILHRLQDRFPCHVLLWPVLVQGDSAAAQIAEAIRGFNALPAGGKVPRPDVLIVARGGGSIEDLWAFNEEVVVRAAADSTIPLISAVGHETDTTLIDFASDRRAPTPTGAAEMAVPVRAELKASLDQLGGRLVAGLSRHIERRRTELRSAARALPRPAALMELKRQRFDMIADKLDPALLNHAAEKRGRLLVLAAGLKPAALSRDLRQKRTLLDERAARLGPAAERLRRDRQRDLDNWSARLEALSHQSVLKRGFVLVRDRAGKLVRSGGSLMEGAGIDLVFADGERAARIEGERGSRKRPPETPDLPKKTKPKPKPRSKPEAAGQGRLF comes from the coding sequence ATGAACACGCCCGCAGGAAACATCCACGAATTCACCGTTTCCGAGCTTGCCGGCTCGCTCAAGCGAACCGTCGAGGACGCCTTCGGTCATGTCCGCCTGCGCGGCGAGCTGGGCCGGGTCGTGGTGGCCAAGTCCGGCCATGTCTATTTCGACATCAAGGACGACAAGGCGGTGATCGCCTCGATCGCCTGGAAAGGGACAGCCCAGCGCTTCCGCTTCCGTCCCGAAGAAGGGCTGGAAGTGGTCATAGAGGGGCGGCTCTCGACCTATCCGGGCCGCTCGCAATACCAGCTTATCGTCGAGAGCATGGAGCCGGCGGGTGCCGGCGCGCTGATGGCGTTGCTGGAAGAGCGCAAGCGGACACTCGCCGCCGAAGGCCTGTTCGAGACCAGCCGCAAGCAGGCGCTGCCCTTCCTGCCGCGGACCATCGGCGTCGTGACCTCGCCGACCGGGGCGGTGATCCGGGACATCCTGCATCGCCTGCAGGACCGCTTTCCCTGCCATGTCCTGTTGTGGCCGGTGCTGGTGCAAGGTGACAGCGCCGCCGCCCAGATCGCCGAGGCCATTCGCGGTTTCAACGCCCTGCCCGCCGGCGGCAAAGTGCCGCGACCCGACGTGCTGATCGTCGCCCGCGGCGGTGGCTCGATCGAGGATTTGTGGGCTTTCAACGAGGAGGTGGTCGTCCGCGCCGCCGCCGACAGCACCATCCCGCTGATCTCGGCGGTTGGTCACGAGACCGACACCACGCTGATCGATTTCGCCTCGGACCGCCGCGCGCCGACCCCGACCGGTGCGGCGGAAATGGCGGTGCCGGTAAGGGCCGAGCTAAAGGCCTCGCTGGACCAGCTGGGCGGTCGCCTCGTGGCCGGCCTGTCTCGTCATATCGAGCGGCGCCGTACCGAGTTGCGCTCGGCGGCGCGGGCCCTGCCGCGTCCGGCGGCGCTGATGGAGCTCAAGCGGCAGCGTTTCGACATGATCGCCGACAAGCTCGACCCGGCCTTGCTCAATCACGCCGCCGAGAAGCGCGGTCGCCTGTTGGTGCTCGCCGCAGGGCTGAAGCCGGCGGCGCTATCACGTGACCTGCGCCAGAAGCGCACCTTGCTGGACGAGCGCGCAGCGCGCCTGGGTCCGGCTGCAGAGCGCCTGCGCCGGGACCGTCAGCGCGATCTGGACAATTGGTCAGCGCGGCTGGAGGCCCTGTCGCACCAGTCGGTTCTCAAACGCGGCTTCGTGCTGGTCCGGGACCGGGCCGGCAAGCTGGTGCGGTCCGGAGGCTCGCTGATGGAGGGGGCGGGTATCGACCTGGTCTTCGCCGATGGCGAACGCGCGGCGCGGATCGAGGGCGAGCGTGGCTCGCGCAAACGGCCTCCCGAGACACCCGATCTGCCGAAGAAGACCAAGCCGAAACCCAAACCCCGCAGCAAGCCCGAGGCGGCCGGCCAGGGCCGGCTTTTCTGA
- a CDS encoding DUF2093 domain-containing protein: protein MSDFSFDKEFQGEAILEYGDSDFIILKAGAFVRCAVTNDPIQLDQLRYWNVDEQEAYKDVLVAKQRWIELNSEPGK from the coding sequence ATGAGTGATTTCAGTTTCGACAAAGAATTCCAGGGCGAAGCCATTCTTGAATATGGTGATAGCGACTTCATCATATTGAAGGCGGGCGCTTTCGTGCGTTGTGCCGTCACCAATGACCCGATCCAGCTTGATCAGCTGCGCTATTGGAATGTCGATGAGCAGGAAGCCTACAAGGATGTTCTGGTCGCCAAGCAACGCTGGATCGAACTGAATTCGGAGCCGGGAAAATGA
- a CDS encoding M23 family metallopeptidase, translating to MISLAVALALQSTTALVDDAADPIGDLIAQASPEARDVEITHVGPFASADNVGCTGRREEGALLVCFYPPRTELRLGEVSAVADRDGLALLGIPRRAPASLTLTIDVSAIDHDNLLGIGGSEVWDITQREYNLQQVNGVPQATVTPDASTLPRRQREYAQKQAAFNSVWDGQGFLGGFIHPAEGITTGVYGSARVYNNGHEGSPHWGLDWANEVGTPIYAPAGGLVTLAEPDMYYEGGLIFIDHGHGLVSAFLHLSGVEVSEGDMVEQGQLIGAMGAGGRATGSHLDWRVKLRNQFYVDPQSLLDLDLSELR from the coding sequence ATGATCAGCCTCGCCGTCGCCCTTGCCCTGCAATCCACGACGGCCCTGGTCGATGACGCTGCCGATCCGATCGGTGACCTGATCGCCCAAGCCTCGCCTGAGGCGCGGGACGTGGAAATAACCCATGTCGGCCCTTTTGCAAGTGCTGACAATGTCGGGTGTACCGGGCGCCGCGAAGAAGGCGCATTGTTGGTCTGCTTCTACCCTCCGCGCACGGAACTAAGGCTCGGCGAGGTTTCTGCGGTGGCAGATCGCGATGGGTTAGCCCTGCTGGGGATACCGCGCAGAGCGCCGGCAAGTTTGACCCTCACTATCGACGTTTCGGCGATCGACCACGATAACCTCCTTGGTATCGGGGGCAGCGAAGTCTGGGACATCACCCAGCGCGAATACAATCTCCAGCAGGTCAATGGCGTGCCCCAGGCGACCGTGACACCGGATGCATCCACGCTGCCGCGGCGCCAGCGCGAATACGCGCAAAAGCAGGCCGCTTTCAACTCGGTCTGGGACGGGCAGGGTTTCCTGGGCGGGTTCATCCATCCCGCCGAAGGCATCACGACCGGCGTCTATGGCTCCGCCCGGGTTTACAATAATGGCCATGAAGGCAGCCCGCACTGGGGTCTGGACTGGGCCAATGAGGTCGGCACGCCGATTTATGCGCCCGCAGGCGGTCTGGTGACGCTGGCCGAGCCGGACATGTATTACGAGGGCGGCCTGATCTTCATCGATCACGGCCATGGCCTGGTCTCGGCCTTCCTGCACCTGTCCGGTGTCGAAGTCTCAGAAGGCGATATGGTCGAGCAGGGCCAGCTGATCGGCGCCATGGGTGCGGGCGGCCGGGCGACCGGCTCGCATCTCGACTGGCGGGTTAAGCTGCGCAACCAGTTCTATGTCGATCCGCAAAGCCTGCTGGATCTGGATCTGAGCGAGTTGCGCTAG